The stretch of DNA GTTTATCTAACGCTTTAGTGAAGGCTGAATTTCGCGCTACAAAGCTAGCTAGTACAGGAGGATTTTTAAAGGCGGGGAACTCTACCTTTTTAATTGGAGTAGATGATGATAAGACGGATGCCGTTTTGGAAATTATTAAACTAAATTGTCAATCGCGCGAGCAATTAGTTGCTCCTGTTTCACCAATGGGAGGAAATGCGGACTCCTATGTACCATATCCCGTTGAGATTCAGGTAGGGGGGGCCACTGTTTTTATTGTCCCTGTCGAACAGTTTGAACAATTTTAAGGGTGATATCATGTCTTTACCAACGGAAATAATAAATGAACAGCATGACAGACTGAAGCAATGGGTCAGTCGTATCCTACGGAAGGATCGGCTGGCTCATGCGTATCTTTTTGTTGGAAGAAGTGGGTCAGGGAAGAAGGAGCTAGCTTTGTATATGACACAGGCTCTTTTCTGCCCTTCAGCAACGGCTCAAACAGAATTTACTCCATGTAGACATTGTGTGGAATGTAAACGGATTGAGCATGGTAATCATCCAGATATTCATTGGCTTGCTCCAGACGGGTCAAGCCTAAAGATCGAACAGATACGTGAGCTCCAAAGGGAATTCTCCTATCGTGGTGTAGAAACACAAAAAAAAGTGTACATTATTGAGCATATTGATCGAATGACAACCCAAGCGGCGAACAGTCTGCTAAAATTTTTAGAAGAGCCCTATTCCGGGACGTTAGCTTTGCTGCTAACGGAGCAAAAGCAGCGCCTACTGCCAACTATTATTTCTCGATGCCAGGAGCTGAAATTCCCTCCTCCTTCTCCAAAACAGCTCATTCATCGGCTACATGAAACCTACCCTCTACCTTTAGCAAGCTGTGCGGCCCATATCACGGCTGATTTGGAAAAAGCTTCTCATTTGTGTGAAGCCGAATGGTTTGCAGAGATAAGAAGCTTAATGATACAATTATTGCAGGAAGAGACTGGCTTCTCCTTACACCAAGGTTTTGCTCTTATCCAGGATAGATGGTTACCTTTAACTAAGGAAAGAGATCAGCTGGATATAAGCTTAGAGCTACTACTCCTATGGTACCAAGATTTATTGTACAGCAAGGTTGGTCTAGAGGATCAATTCGTATATATTGATCAGACAGAACGTCTGAAGAAGCGAGCCATGTATCTGTCCAAAGAAAAAATAGCTGAGGGGATCGAGCATATTTTAGGGGCGAAAAAGCGCCTCCATGCTCATGTGAATCCACAGCTGCTTCTGGAGCAGTTACTGATTCGTTTACAGGAGGGATAGAATAAGATGTTTCAAGTGGTGGGGGTCCGCTTTAAAAAAGCGGGGAAGATTTATTACTTTGACCCTGAGCTTTTGCCTATA from Bacillus horti encodes:
- a CDS encoding cyclic-di-AMP receptor, whose amino-acid sequence is MKLIIAVVQDKDSNRLSNALVKAEFRATKLASTGGFLKAGNSTFLIGVDDDKTDAVLEIIKLNCQSREQLVAPVSPMGGNADSYVPYPVEIQVGGATVFIVPVEQFEQF
- the holB gene encoding DNA polymerase III subunit delta'; the protein is MSLPTEIINEQHDRLKQWVSRILRKDRLAHAYLFVGRSGSGKKELALYMTQALFCPSATAQTEFTPCRHCVECKRIEHGNHPDIHWLAPDGSSLKIEQIRELQREFSYRGVETQKKVYIIEHIDRMTTQAANSLLKFLEEPYSGTLALLLTEQKQRLLPTIISRCQELKFPPPSPKQLIHRLHETYPLPLASCAAHITADLEKASHLCEAEWFAEIRSLMIQLLQEETGFSLHQGFALIQDRWLPLTKERDQLDISLELLLLWYQDLLYSKVGLEDQFVYIDQTERLKKRAMYLSKEKIAEGIEHILGAKKRLHAHVNPQLLLEQLLIRLQEG